CCGGAGCCCACGGCCGAAGCTGCCGCAGAGACTCCGCCCTCACCGACCGAACAGTTCTGCCGCGCGCTCAAGGAAGCGGCCGAGGAGAGCGGCATTCCCGTGCCGTTCTTTGCTCGCCTGCTCTGGCAGGAGAGCCGCTTCAAGTCGAACGAGGTCAGCCAGGCCGGCGCGCAGGGCGTTGCGCAGTTCATGCCGGAGACCGCTGCCGAGATGGGGCTCGACGATCCCTTCGATCCGATGAAGGCGCTGCCCGCATCGGCAAGATTCCTGCGCAAGCTCCGCGACGATTTCGGCAATCTCGGCCTTGCCGCGGCCGCCTACAACGCCGGCCCCGGCCGCATCCAGAAGTGGCTCGCCAAGGAGAGCGACCTGCCGCGCGAGACGCGCGAGTATGTCCGCATCATCACCGGCACGAGGGCCGAAGACTGGATCGAGCGTTCGGACGCGCTGGCGATCCGGATCGACCTGCCGCGCGAGGCGCCTTGCGAAGGCGTCGGCAGCCTGTCCAAGACCAGGGACGTTGCCTGGGTGCCGGCGAACCTCACGCCGTCGACCGCCACCATCATCCGCAAGGCCGAGCAGTTGGCGGCGCGGCTCGCGGCCAATCGCGCCCGCAAGCACCTCGTGGCCCTGCTCCGCAAGGGCGGCGCAGGCCACGGCAAGGCGCGCAGCATGATCGCGGCCCGCGCCAAGGGGGCAAAGGCCCACGCCATCCGCTTGGCGGCGCGCTAGCGGTCATCGGGCTGAGCCCGCCGCGACCAAAACGCGAAAACAACCCCATGCACAGTAGCCGGCCCCGCCAGGACGGGGACTTGCGCGCGGGCGACTGCTGAATTTCAGAAAATCACTTTGACCCGTCGGGCAAAACAGGAGTATATTGGCATCATCGCGCTATCAGGCTCTGTCCAGCTTCGCCCGACGACGGGCGCGCTCGATCCGGCGGCGCGTCAACGCATCATCACCACCTGAAAAATCTCAACCGCCGCGTCGGCAGACGCGCGGCCGGCTTCGCTCGCCGCGAGGCCTCGCGCCTGCTTCGGCAAAGGACACATCGCATGACCACATCCCTGACATCGCCGGACACGACTGATATCACAGCCACCGATCGCGCCCCGATCGTCGCAAGCCCGAAAGTCAAGCTCCGCCGCAGGCGGATCGTGATCGAACACCCTGACGCGAACGCCGGCGAAACGCTGCTGGCCGAGGCGCTCGGCGCCGCCGACCGCGACGCGCTGCATGGCCTGTTGAGCCAGCTGGTGAAGGCGAGCGTCGTCGCGCGCAAGCCCGACCAGGGCAATCTCGCCTTCATGGTCTCGGCGCTGAAGAGCATCGCGCCGAAGGATTCGCTCGAATCCATGCTGGCGGCGCAGATGGTGAGCATTCAGGTCGCGACGATGCGCTGCGCCTGTCGCCTTGCGTGCACCGATGACGTCCAGCAGCAGGAGAGCCTCACGCGCGCCCTGACCCGGCTGTCCCGCACCTTCGCAGCCCAGATCGAAGCGCTGAACCGTCACCGCAGCAATGGCGCGTGTGCGATCACGGTGCGGAATTTGTCGGTGCAGGATGGCGGCAAGGCCGTCGTCGGCAACTTCACCCAACATGCAGGCTTGATCGCCGCGCAACCCGGTCTGGTGGACGCCTTCCCCGCATGAGCCACGCCCGCAACACCGAAGCGATGCAGGCGAGCCTGCGTTGTGGCGCGCAAACACGCCTCGGTGAACCATGCCGCGCGCCGGCGCTACGCGGCAAGATGCGCTGCCGCATGCACGGCGGCGCATGGGGATCCGGCGCGCCTGATGGAAACAGCAACGCTGTCAAGCACGGCTACTTCACTAGGGAAGCGGTCGAGGAACGGAGGTTCGTTCGCAGCATCTTGGCTGAAGCGGAAAGCTTGCTCAGCCGACTGCCGGACGCAAACTGCAACACGCGCAAGAACGGAACCCAACTTAATGCGGGAACAGAACAGCCCTCTTCGCACTTAACATATGATAGGAAGTGAGGTGCGTCATGGGCCAATCCAAGCCGATCCGCCCGACCGCGATCGTCGTCGAAGATGACGACATTCAACGCGAGATGCTGACGTTGCTGCTCGAACAGAGCGATTTCGAGGTGCTCCAGTGCGAGGATGCGGAGACGGCGGCGCTGGCGCTGAAGGCGCGCCATCCCTCCCTGATGGTCACCGACATCAACCTGGTCGGCAAGATGGACGGCGTGGATCTGGCTCACCTCGCCCAGCAGCAGAACGCCAACATGCGGATCATCGTGATCTCGGGCCGTCCGCTGCCGCGTCCCCTGCCGCCCGGTGCGAAGTTCCTCACCAAGCCTGTGTACCCGACGGCACTGCTGACGGAAGCAGGACGATAGAAGCGCACAATGGGGGATGCCCCTACTTGCCGAGCGCCGCGGCGACCTCGCCGGCCAGCTGTTCTGCCAGCATGTGATAACCCTCCGGCGTGAGATGCTGCCCGTCGGGTTGGTGCGGCAGCCCGTGCAGCATCCCGTTCGGGAGCATGACGACCTTGATCCCCATCGCACCTAACCGGCTCTGGATTTCAGGCGTGTTGTCGGCGGCCAGCTTTCTCCGATCGTTACCGCCGGGTTGGAGGATCACAACGCTCGTTCCTTTCGGAACGACGCGATCGAGGCGGGCCAGCATGCCGCCGGTGGTGTCACCGTTGATGCCGGCATTGATGACACGGACGCTCAGCCCCCTCGCCCGAAGCAGCGTTTCGAGCTGCGCGGGATAGGCCTGGCTGCGCGACACGCCCTTGCCGAACGTGTTGCTGGCGCCAAGGGCCACGACGGTTGCAGCATGAGCGGTGCCTAACATGGCGAACGCCGCGAATGCGCCGAGAACAACGATCTGTCCGAGCCTTGCGATCATTTTACTTAACCTGCAAATTGACACTCTCGGGATTTTTGTCGAACGTTTGGAGGCCGGCGATCGTATCTACCCACGGCAACGCTGAACATTTCCAGATCTGTCTCACTGGCGTGAACGCTTCGCGCTGCTTGATTGAACCGACGCCTATCCTCAGAATGGATGGATCAAGCAGGGAATGCCTGTAGATTGGCGAGCCGCAATTGCCGCAGAAAGCACGCAATACTTTCCTGCCGCTCTGTTCGGCAGTCTTCACGTAGGTGCTTGGCGTACCACTCAAAAGCA
This genomic interval from Bradyrhizobium guangzhouense contains the following:
- a CDS encoding lytic transglycosylase domain-containing protein, whose amino-acid sequence is MRFLVAACAAFLILMCDVGPEPTWQTSHADQATPKSDRAPSLVPLAELFLASVQAIELANARASYEDTIEPEPTAEAAAETPPSPTEQFCRALKEAAEESGIPVPFFARLLWQESRFKSNEVSQAGAQGVAQFMPETAAEMGLDDPFDPMKALPASARFLRKLRDDFGNLGLAAAAYNAGPGRIQKWLAKESDLPRETREYVRIITGTRAEDWIERSDALAIRIDLPREAPCEGVGSLSKTRDVAWVPANLTPSTATIIRKAEQLAARLAANRARKHLVALLRKGGAGHGKARSMIAARAKGAKAHAIRLAAR
- a CDS encoding response regulator; this encodes MGQSKPIRPTAIVVEDDDIQREMLTLLLEQSDFEVLQCEDAETAALALKARHPSLMVTDINLVGKMDGVDLAHLAQQQNANMRIIVISGRPLPRPLPPGAKFLTKPVYPTALLTEAGR
- a CDS encoding GFA family protein is translated as MKIEGSCHCGQITFEAEAETNEFGICHCSECQTLTGTAFNTAVPVSAAKFVLLSGTPSTYVKTAEQSGRKVLRAFCGNCGSPIYRHSLLDPSILRIGVGSIKQREAFTPVRQIWKCSALPWVDTIAGLQTFDKNPESVNLQVK
- a CDS encoding HGGxSTG domain-containing protein, which produces MSHARNTEAMQASLRCGAQTRLGEPCRAPALRGKMRCRMHGGAWGSGAPDGNSNAVKHGYFTREAVEERRFVRSILAEAESLLSRLPDANCNTRKNGTQLNAGTEQPSSHLTYDRK
- a CDS encoding GDSL-type esterase/lipase family protein yields the protein MIARLGQIVVLGAFAAFAMLGTAHAATVVALGASNTFGKGVSRSQAYPAQLETLLRARGLSVRVINAGINGDTTGGMLARLDRVVPKGTSVVILQPGGNDRRKLAADNTPEIQSRLGAMGIKVVMLPNGMLHGLPHQPDGQHLTPEGYHMLAEQLAGEVAAALGK